A genome region from Sphingobacteriaceae bacterium GW460-11-11-14-LB5 includes the following:
- a CDS encoding alcaligin biosynthesis protein: MQNQKIYDIVGIGIGPFNLGLAALCAPISSLSTLFLDQSSEFNWHPGMMLSDATLQVPFMADLVTMADPTSSYSFLNYLKQTDRLYKFYIREDFFVLRKEYNAYCKWAINHLQNCLFGQKVTSINYIDNIYQVEKVDQVTGAREIILTKKIVLGTGTAPKVPGFINPAEHQNAIHSSAYLKFKSTLLKQKTATIIGSGQSAAEIFYDLLPETENGLKLKWFTRPDRFFPMEYSKLTLELTSPEYVDHFYNLNDAKRKQLLAKQNSLFKGINFDLINQIFDKLYELSVDGEKINAELMPNCQLNNLTVNTDGKYQLELYHTESEKDFAVDTDFVVLATGYKYNEPGFLSGINDRITRNADGLFQVHRNYAIDVNGNEIFVQNAELHTHGFVTPDLGMGAYRNASIINAILGFEIYHVEKRIAFQQFSVADEIQVDELSTAELQLSED, from the coding sequence ATGCAGAATCAAAAAATATACGACATTGTAGGGATTGGCATAGGCCCGTTCAATCTGGGTTTAGCGGCGCTATGTGCGCCCATCAGCAGCCTATCCACCTTATTTTTAGATCAGTCGAGCGAATTTAACTGGCACCCCGGTATGATGCTGAGTGATGCGACTTTACAGGTTCCATTTATGGCCGACTTGGTTACCATGGCCGATCCAACCAGCTCATACAGTTTTTTAAACTACCTTAAACAGACAGATCGCCTTTATAAATTCTATATCAGAGAAGATTTTTTTGTGCTACGTAAAGAGTATAATGCTTATTGTAAATGGGCGATCAATCATCTGCAAAACTGCCTGTTTGGGCAGAAAGTAACCAGTATAAATTATATCGATAACATTTATCAGGTAGAAAAAGTTGATCAGGTAACCGGTGCCAGAGAAATCATTTTGACTAAAAAAATAGTGCTTGGTACAGGAACCGCACCTAAAGTGCCTGGTTTTATCAATCCGGCTGAGCATCAAAATGCGATACATTCTTCAGCATACTTAAAATTTAAATCAACGCTGTTGAAGCAAAAAACCGCAACGATTATTGGCTCTGGTCAAAGCGCTGCCGAAATTTTCTACGATCTTTTGCCCGAAACTGAAAATGGCCTTAAACTGAAATGGTTTACGCGGCCAGACCGCTTTTTCCCGATGGAGTATTCGAAACTGACACTTGAACTTACTTCGCCTGAATATGTAGATCATTTTTATAATTTGAATGATGCAAAACGCAAACAGTTATTAGCGAAACAGAACTCATTATTTAAGGGAATAAACTTTGATCTCATTAACCAGATTTTCGATAAACTTTACGAGCTGAGTGTTGATGGCGAAAAAATCAATGCCGAACTGATGCCCAACTGCCAGTTGAATAATTTAACGGTAAACACCGATGGTAAATACCAGCTTGAACTTTACCACACCGAAAGTGAAAAGGATTTTGCGGTGGATACTGACTTTGTGGTACTGGCAACTGGTTACAAGTACAATGAGCCGGGTTTCTTATCAGGAATAAACGATCGCATCACACGCAATGCTGATGGGCTTTTCCAGGTACACCGCAACTATGCTATTGATGTGAATGGAAACGAAATCTTTGTTCAAAACGCTGAATTGCATACGCACGGTTTTGTAACGCCTGATCTGGGTATGGGTGCTTATCGCAATGCCTCCATTATCAATGCCATTTTAGGTTTCGAAATCTACCATGTTGAAAAACGGATTGCCTTTCAGCAGTTTAGCGTAGCCGATGAAATACAGGTAGATGAATTGTCTACTGCTGAGCTTCAGTTATCAGAAGATTAA
- a CDS encoding IucA/IucC family protein, which translates to METNTLDSIRLQQISEETNFNALLNSYCREFNNWNRYLGIPKYDEPLANYLVTKPDRLHIRFDFTAIGFEVYAPLKFYADSGRHVFNFPIIERNVATDVISPISIYRFMELAIQFSVEAFPNVDAGLVKQRLANSVENLEAFLSFFKQNGRPANFAKMNFIEAEQSLFLGHNAHPLPKGRSGFNNKEELFKYSPETQGRFQLAYFLIAAENIVEKNAEGFDITDLFRIELLDGNNVEIINLLDQHPNYKVVPMHPWEAGYLLNLPKVKAMQEEKLLFYLGHFGEFYTPTSSVRTVYNASSDWMLKFSLHVKITNSQRVNLVRELHRGYDVSKLLKTAYGKAAKAEYPEIEFITDPAFITVNYKGETIDGFNISIRHNPFKGEGTEKNVTLLAALCQDALLGQKPRMVKLIEEAAISKNKPVAHTAINWFKQYLHLCVAPIVGLYNNYGMAFEFHQQNVMVELDKDYYPAKLYFRDNQGFFFSDAKAEALEKAYPGIAAESGSIVPNEYIIPKLTYYLLINNILGVVNAIASNNLADEKTLIDLVYLEFKQFENSDTTGLVDYIINRRSWEVKGNLLTNLCNIDEASAPIDNPAIYRDFPNPLSKYFFSENLIKPRTKEVLYSRFFPKENVTINIRPFNIERDLEMVHDWFNQEHAKPIWKMDGPIRGLELFYRTLLPNDSSHSFIGEINGEPTFTIEPYWPMRDGVGACYEALTTDYGAHLLIAPTDKDKKFSFETGQALMDFIFEQPEVGKCIGEAAVESRAMHIFVTRLGFKLEKVIQMPYKMANLTFCYRDWYWEKFPDAKAYAMAKSSEFETEEI; encoded by the coding sequence ATGGAAACGAATACGTTAGACTCAATCAGGCTTCAGCAGATTTCAGAAGAAACTAATTTTAATGCACTCCTAAACAGTTACTGCAGAGAATTTAATAACTGGAACCGTTATTTAGGCATACCTAAGTACGATGAGCCTTTAGCAAACTATTTGGTTACCAAACCTGACCGCTTGCATATCCGCTTCGATTTTACGGCTATTGGCTTCGAAGTATATGCACCTTTAAAATTTTATGCCGATAGTGGCAGGCACGTATTTAATTTCCCGATAATCGAACGTAATGTTGCTACAGATGTCATTAGTCCGATCAGCATTTACAGGTTTATGGAATTGGCCATACAGTTTAGTGTTGAAGCGTTTCCAAATGTTGATGCCGGTCTGGTGAAACAACGTTTAGCGAATAGTGTAGAAAATCTTGAAGCATTTTTATCATTCTTTAAACAGAATGGCAGGCCGGCAAATTTCGCCAAAATGAATTTTATTGAGGCAGAGCAATCACTATTTTTAGGCCACAATGCACATCCGCTTCCCAAAGGGAGATCGGGTTTTAACAATAAAGAAGAACTTTTTAAATATTCGCCAGAAACCCAGGGTCGTTTCCAGCTGGCCTATTTCCTGATCGCAGCAGAAAATATTGTGGAGAAAAATGCCGAAGGTTTCGACATCACCGATCTTTTCAGAATCGAATTATTAGATGGCAATAATGTTGAAATCATTAATTTACTCGATCAACACCCCAATTATAAAGTGGTACCCATGCACCCGTGGGAAGCCGGATACCTGCTTAACCTGCCTAAGGTAAAAGCGATGCAGGAAGAAAAGCTGCTGTTCTATCTCGGACATTTTGGAGAATTCTACACGCCAACATCTTCGGTAAGAACAGTTTATAATGCATCGAGCGATTGGATGCTTAAATTTTCATTGCATGTAAAAATAACCAACTCACAGCGCGTTAACCTGGTTCGGGAGCTTCACCGTGGTTATGATGTGAGTAAATTATTAAAAACAGCATATGGCAAAGCAGCCAAAGCTGAGTACCCGGAAATTGAATTTATCACCGATCCTGCATTTATCACCGTAAATTATAAAGGTGAAACCATCGATGGTTTTAACATCAGTATCAGGCATAATCCTTTTAAAGGAGAAGGAACCGAAAAAAATGTAACCTTATTAGCGGCGCTTTGCCAGGATGCCCTATTAGGCCAAAAGCCAAGAATGGTAAAACTGATTGAAGAAGCAGCGATCAGCAAAAACAAACCGGTTGCACATACCGCAATAAACTGGTTTAAACAATATCTACACCTTTGCGTAGCACCGATTGTGGGCCTTTATAACAATTATGGGATGGCTTTTGAGTTTCACCAGCAAAATGTGATGGTAGAACTGGATAAAGATTATTATCCAGCCAAACTTTATTTCAGGGATAATCAGGGCTTTTTCTTTAGCGACGCCAAAGCCGAAGCACTGGAAAAGGCATATCCGGGAATTGCGGCAGAAAGTGGCTCTATTGTACCGAACGAATACATCATTCCTAAACTCACCTATTATCTGCTCATCAACAATATTTTAGGTGTGGTAAATGCCATTGCCAGCAACAATTTAGCAGATGAGAAAACCTTGATTGATCTCGTTTATCTGGAATTTAAACAATTTGAAAACAGTGACACCACCGGTTTGGTAGATTATATCATCAACCGCCGCAGCTGGGAGGTAAAAGGCAACCTCTTAACCAACCTCTGTAATATCGATGAGGCCAGTGCCCCTATCGATAATCCAGCCATCTATCGTGATTTCCCGAATCCATTATCTAAATATTTCTTCTCCGAAAACCTGATCAAACCACGAACCAAAGAGGTGCTTTACAGCAGGTTTTTCCCAAAAGAAAATGTAACCATCAACATCCGTCCGTTTAATATCGAACGCGACCTGGAAATGGTTCACGATTGGTTTAATCAGGAACATGCCAAACCAATCTGGAAGATGGATGGACCAATCAGAGGTCTGGAGTTATTCTACAGGACTTTATTGCCAAACGATTCATCACACAGTTTTATAGGTGAAATAAATGGTGAACCCACCTTTACCATAGAGCCCTACTGGCCTATGCGAGATGGTGTAGGTGCCTGCTACGAGGCTTTAACTACCGATTATGGTGCACATTTGCTGATTGCGCCAACAGATAAGGACAAAAAATTCAGCTTCGAAACCGGTCAGGCTTTAATGGATTTCATTTTTGAACAACCCGAAGTAGGTAAATGCATTGGTGAAGCCGCTGTTGAAAGTCGCGCGATGCACATTTTTGTAACCCGACTGGGTTTTAAATTAGAAAAAGTGATCCAAATGCCTTATAAAATGGCCAACCTTACCTTCTGTTACCGTGATTGGTACTGGGAAAAATTCCCTGACGCAAAAGCCTATGCTATGGCTAAATCATCAGAATTTGAAACGGAGGAAATTTAA
- a CDS encoding decarboxylase → MFTSDLEKHELIDFLTESPTKEIFHHENEAEYLHAVGKVTQAVKKFLNNNQQPFSGVSPSKLRPLFDSIEFEKTHDNYDALLKEVEQLYTSHAVAFHHPAYIAHLNCPIVIPAVAAEVMISAINSSIDTWDQSAGGTLIEQKLIEWTCDQIGYSKKSDGIFTSGGTQSNLMGLLLARDHYSITALNHNIKVEGLPQEASRFRIFVSEKAHFSIQKNASLLGLGEKSVIKIKTDRSFRMNTVLLEDAIKREIAQGNIPIAIVGTAGTTDFGNVDPLKELASISKKYHTWFHIDAAYGCGLLLTDKYRSLLNGIELAHSVTVDYHKSFFQPVSSSGFLVRDKNFFNLITHHADYLNPKDHDEDGLPNQVNKSIQTTRRFDALKLWFTLRMMGRNKLGGYFDTIIETAAKIADLLHADSDFELMNESDISALVFRYRPKNVQLDVCAMNQYIKKAMFNQGKALVAGTKINQQFYLKFTLLNPLTTISDIENIIKIIKKHGNEYVRLNQASADFRRN, encoded by the coding sequence ATGTTTACATCAGACCTCGAAAAACATGAATTAATTGATTTCCTTACGGAAAGTCCGACCAAGGAAATCTTCCACCACGAAAATGAAGCAGAGTACCTCCATGCGGTAGGAAAAGTTACCCAGGCGGTAAAAAAATTCCTCAACAACAACCAACAACCTTTTAGTGGTGTATCGCCCTCGAAATTAAGACCGCTGTTTGATTCAATTGAATTTGAAAAAACGCACGATAATTACGATGCCTTGCTTAAAGAAGTGGAACAGCTTTACACCAGCCATGCGGTGGCCTTCCACCACCCTGCTTATATTGCCCATTTAAACTGCCCGATTGTGATTCCGGCGGTAGCTGCTGAGGTGATGATTTCGGCCATCAATTCATCAATTGATACCTGGGATCAAAGTGCAGGCGGTACATTAATTGAGCAAAAACTAATCGAATGGACCTGCGACCAGATTGGTTACAGCAAAAAGTCCGACGGTATTTTTACCAGCGGTGGCACGCAGAGCAATTTAATGGGACTTTTACTGGCCCGCGATCATTATTCCATTACGGCACTAAACCACAACATTAAAGTAGAAGGCTTACCTCAGGAAGCTTCCCGTTTCAGGATCTTTGTTTCTGAAAAAGCGCATTTCAGTATTCAGAAAAATGCTTCCCTTTTGGGTTTGGGTGAAAAATCGGTGATCAAGATTAAAACTGATCGCAGCTTTAGGATGAATACCGTTTTACTAGAAGACGCCATTAAGCGGGAAATTGCACAGGGCAACATCCCTATTGCCATTGTCGGCACTGCAGGTACTACCGATTTCGGCAATGTTGATCCGCTGAAAGAACTGGCTTCTATCAGCAAAAAATACCATACATGGTTCCACATCGATGCAGCTTATGGTTGTGGTTTACTGCTAACAGATAAATACCGGAGTTTGTTGAATGGCATCGAACTGGCCCATTCGGTTACGGTTGATTACCATAAATCTTTCTTCCAGCCGGTAAGCAGCAGTGGTTTCCTGGTCCGTGATAAAAACTTCTTCAACCTGATTACCCACCACGCTGATTATTTAAATCCTAAAGATCATGACGAGGATGGTTTACCCAATCAGGTGAACAAATCGATTCAAACGACGCGACGTTTTGATGCGTTAAAACTCTGGTTTACCCTTAGGATGATGGGCAGGAACAAATTGGGCGGTTATTTTGATACCATTATCGAAACCGCAGCCAAAATTGCCGATCTGTTACATGCTGATAGTGATTTCGAGCTGATGAACGAATCAGACATCAGTGCATTGGTATTCCGCTACCGTCCTAAAAACGTACAGTTAGATGTCTGCGCCATGAACCAGTACATCAAAAAAGCAATGTTTAATCAAGGAAAAGCTTTAGTTGCGGGCACCAAGATTAACCAGCAATTCTACCTCAAATTTACCCTACTTAACCCGCTTACTACCATCAGCGATATTGAAAACATTATTAAAATCATTAAAAAACATGGAAACGAATACGTTAGACTCAATCAGGCTTCAGCAGATTTCAGAAGAAACTAA
- a CDS encoding phosphohydrolase, producing MKRKLNLLPLLIVAIIFFALNAYVLSGLGTINQSTWLSPIFWVFIVGLTFALLYAIQQMRIQGMNRFFQIISHAFLIIFAAEIVFAFFLLLGDVYRLLLGLSTNFQPEGFHILGRSNYWVDFAFVMFCLTIALFAYGITQGKYAYRVIKHTLYFDDLPASFDGFTLTQISDVHAGSFTNPKAVQKGIDMINAQKSDLFVFTGDLVNNASSEIVPYIGHFSQIKAPFGQFSVLGNHDYGDYIKWPTEADKTQNLNQLKAYHKELGFKLLLDEHVELHKNGEKIILAGIENWGIGFGERGDLNKALQNTAVNDFKILLSHDPSHWDAQVKNYPSKIQLSLAGHTHGMQFGIEAFGIKWSPVKYRYKHWAGIKTENGRYLNVNRGFGFLGFSGRIGIWPEITVIELKRK from the coding sequence ATGAAAAGAAAACTCAATCTATTGCCGCTCCTAATCGTTGCAATTATATTTTTTGCCCTTAACGCCTATGTTTTATCTGGCCTGGGTACCATCAATCAATCTACCTGGCTTAGTCCTATTTTCTGGGTCTTTATTGTTGGACTAACTTTCGCTTTACTTTACGCCATTCAGCAGATGCGGATTCAGGGCATGAACAGGTTCTTCCAGATCATCAGCCATGCCTTTCTGATCATTTTTGCCGCAGAAATTGTATTTGCCTTTTTTCTGCTTCTGGGCGATGTTTACCGCTTGCTATTAGGGCTTTCAACTAATTTTCAGCCAGAAGGTTTCCATATTTTAGGCCGCAGCAATTACTGGGTTGATTTTGCCTTTGTAATGTTCTGTTTAACCATTGCCTTATTTGCTTATGGCATTACCCAGGGAAAATATGCTTACCGCGTAATTAAACATACTTTATACTTTGATGATCTGCCTGCCAGTTTTGATGGTTTCACGCTAACCCAAATATCGGATGTACACGCGGGAAGTTTTACCAATCCTAAAGCGGTACAAAAAGGTATCGACATGATCAATGCCCAAAAGAGCGATCTGTTTGTTTTTACCGGCGATTTGGTCAATAATGCCTCTTCTGAAATTGTGCCTTACATTGGCCATTTTTCGCAAATCAAAGCACCCTTCGGACAATTTTCCGTTTTGGGCAATCACGATTATGGTGACTATATCAAGTGGCCTACAGAAGCGGATAAAACACAGAATCTAAATCAGTTAAAAGCTTATCATAAAGAACTTGGCTTTAAGCTTTTATTGGATGAACATGTGGAACTGCATAAAAATGGCGAGAAAATTATACTGGCCGGAATAGAAAACTGGGGAATTGGTTTTGGAGAGCGCGGCGATTTGAATAAAGCCCTGCAAAATACCGCTGTTAACGATTTCAAGATTCTCTTATCACACGATCCTTCGCATTGGGATGCGCAGGTAAAAAATTATCCTTCGAAAATTCAGCTGTCGCTGGCCGGACATACACACGGTATGCAGTTTGGGATCGAAGCTTTTGGGATTAAATGGAGCCCTGTAAAATACCGTTACAAACATTGGGCGGGCATTAAAACCGAAAACGGAAGGTACTTGAATGTAAACAGAGGCTTCGGTTTTCTAGGCTTTTCAGGGCGAATTGGTATCTGGCCGGAGATTACGGTAATTGAATTGAAGCGGAAGTAA
- a CDS encoding transcriptional regulator, which translates to MLSKKTKYAIKALVALGKNLDKPPMQISKIAEEEHIPKKFLEQILLDLRNAGFLYSKKGAGGGYSLNKKPEEILLVHVMRVTDGPIAMVPCASLNFYHKCDECVDEKTCGIRSAFIDVRDATLKVLTETSIADVIGREDNLKIGVINL; encoded by the coding sequence ATGCTGTCCAAAAAAACAAAGTATGCCATTAAAGCGCTTGTTGCGCTTGGTAAAAATTTAGATAAACCACCTATGCAAATTTCAAAAATTGCAGAGGAGGAGCATATCCCGAAAAAATTCTTAGAGCAAATCCTGCTCGATTTACGTAACGCTGGTTTTTTATACAGTAAAAAAGGCGCAGGCGGTGGTTATAGCTTAAACAAAAAGCCCGAAGAGATTTTATTGGTACACGTAATGCGTGTAACTGATGGTCCTATTGCCATGGTGCCTTGTGCAAGTTTAAATTTTTATCACAAATGTGATGAATGTGTTGACGAGAAAACCTGCGGAATCAGAAGTGCCTTTATTGATGTTAGAGATGCTACGCTTAAGGTTTTAACCGAAACGAGCATTGCAGATGTAATTGGCCGTGAGGATAACCTGAAAATCGGGGTTATTAATTTATAA
- a CDS encoding nitrite reductase — protein MQSFRTELENPIVEQDIIDLENKIKAFRDGTIHDEKFRSLRLARGVYGQRQPGVQMVRIKLPFGKVTFKQLLRIADIADEYGSGNLHLTTRQDIQIHYVSLDRTPELWAKLEQDDITLREACGNTVRNVTASPNAGIDAEEPFDVSPYAQAVFAYFLRNPICQEMGRKIKISFSSSDRDTAFSYIHDLGFIPKINENGERGFKVLFAGGLGAQPFLANAVHEFLPEDQLIPFTESVLRVFDRYGERTNRNKARLKYLVQKLGLEEVLRLVAEERIANKVKTFKIDINTVPQPLLPLEQEYPAVEILNEAHYKHWLATNVIEQKQAGFYGVYVKVQVGDIKTDKARAFVDAIRLYVADEIRITQNQGLLLKFVRKEALPSLYSALNKIGFTTAGFDSLADITTCPGTDTCNLGISNSMTLAEVLEEVIYTDFPEFIYEKNIKIKISGCMNSCGQHGLAEIGFHGSSVKAEGKVVPAVQVMLGGGTVGNGVGRVAERVIKVPSKRATSVLHFILNDFKANNLEEENFHQYYDRKGKDHFYQLLKPLADLTNLKTEEFVDWGHVEEFVTAIGVGECAGVVIDLVATLLLEADEKFDWAKQNLEKAAYADAIYHTYSTFVSAAKSLLLDKGVNSSTQVGVIREFDNHYVETGEFNLSTNFSDLVLQINKNEPTAEFAQKYFEEAKQFLNQIKEKRAVLAK, from the coding sequence ATGCAAAGTTTCAGAACAGAACTCGAAAATCCGATTGTCGAGCAGGACATTATCGATTTGGAGAATAAAATTAAAGCTTTTAGAGATGGAACCATCCACGACGAAAAGTTTAGAAGCCTCCGCTTAGCACGCGGTGTTTACGGTCAAAGACAGCCTGGAGTACAAATGGTGCGTATTAAACTGCCTTTTGGTAAGGTAACTTTTAAGCAGTTGTTACGTATTGCCGATATTGCTGATGAGTATGGAAGTGGAAATTTACACTTAACTACCCGTCAGGATATTCAGATTCACTATGTAAGTTTAGATCGCACACCAGAACTTTGGGCTAAATTAGAGCAGGATGATATTACGCTTCGCGAGGCTTGTGGAAATACGGTACGTAATGTAACCGCTTCTCCAAATGCTGGAATTGATGCAGAAGAACCTTTTGATGTTTCGCCATATGCGCAGGCCGTATTTGCTTACTTTTTGCGTAACCCAATCTGTCAGGAAATGGGTAGAAAGATTAAAATTTCATTCTCTTCGAGTGATAGAGATACCGCGTTTAGCTATATTCACGATTTAGGTTTTATTCCTAAAATTAACGAAAATGGCGAACGTGGATTTAAAGTTTTATTTGCAGGTGGTTTAGGTGCGCAGCCGTTTTTAGCCAATGCGGTACATGAGTTTTTACCTGAAGACCAGTTAATTCCATTTACTGAATCGGTTCTTCGTGTATTCGACCGTTATGGCGAACGCACCAACCGTAACAAAGCGCGTTTAAAATATTTAGTTCAAAAATTAGGTTTAGAAGAAGTTTTACGTTTGGTTGCTGAAGAGCGCATTGCCAACAAAGTAAAAACCTTTAAAATCGATATTAATACGGTACCTCAGCCACTCTTGCCTTTAGAACAGGAGTACCCTGCGGTAGAAATATTAAACGAAGCTCATTACAAACACTGGTTAGCGACCAATGTAATTGAGCAGAAACAAGCCGGATTTTATGGCGTTTATGTAAAAGTTCAGGTAGGCGATATTAAAACTGATAAGGCGCGTGCTTTTGTTGATGCCATCAGACTTTATGTGGCTGATGAAATCAGGATTACGCAAAACCAGGGCTTATTATTAAAGTTTGTACGTAAGGAAGCATTGCCTTCATTATATTCAGCTTTAAATAAAATTGGTTTTACTACAGCAGGCTTTGATAGTTTAGCTGATATTACCACTTGCCCTGGTACCGATACCTGTAATTTGGGTATTTCCAATTCAATGACCCTGGCTGAGGTTTTAGAAGAGGTGATTTATACGGATTTCCCTGAGTTTATTTACGAGAAAAACATCAAGATCAAAATCAGCGGATGTATGAACTCTTGCGGTCAGCATGGTTTAGCTGAAATTGGTTTCCACGGAAGTTCGGTAAAAGCTGAAGGAAAAGTTGTTCCGGCAGTTCAGGTGATGTTGGGTGGTGGTACAGTAGGTAATGGTGTGGGTAGAGTAGCAGAACGTGTAATTAAAGTGCCTTCAAAAAGAGCAACCAGTGTTTTACATTTCATTTTAAATGATTTTAAAGCCAATAACCTGGAAGAGGAGAACTTTCACCAATATTATGATAGAAAAGGTAAAGACCATTTTTATCAGTTGTTAAAGCCACTGGCCGATTTAACCAATCTTAAAACAGAAGAATTTGTAGATTGGGGACACGTAGAAGAGTTTGTAACTGCAATTGGTGTAGGCGAGTGTGCCGGTGTGGTAATTGACTTAGTCGCTACCTTATTGTTAGAGGCCGATGAAAAATTCGATTGGGCGAAACAAAACCTTGAGAAAGCTGCTTATGCCGATGCCATTTATCATACTTACAGCACTTTTGTGAGCGCTGCCAAATCGTTATTGTTAGATAAAGGTGTAAATAGCAGCACACAGGTTGGTGTGATTCGCGAATTTGATAACCATTATGTAGAAACCGGAGAATTTAATTTATCGACCAATTTCTCTGACCTGGTTTTACAGATTAACAAAAACGAACCAACAGCCGAGTTTGCTCAGAAATATTTTGAAGAAGCAAAACAATTTTTAAATCAGATTAAGGAGAAAAGGGCCGTATTAGCGAAATGA
- a CDS encoding uroporphyrinogen-III C-methyltransferase, whose product MVNQNKESKITLLGAGPGDPDLLTLKGVKALQTADVVLYDALTNEALLEHAPAEAIKVYVGKRSGEHSYPQDTINKLMIDYALNYGHVVRLKGGDPFVFGRGYEELDYAASYSIPVSVIPGISSSIGVPGLQQIPVTHRGMSESFWVITGTTTSGEVSADIYQAAHSNATVVVLMGLKKLPKIVEIFKAAGKHHLPTAVVQNGSAEDERLVVGVVETIEGLVQQENIKAPALLIFGEVVSLHPSFKKLIKQYASIA is encoded by the coding sequence ATGGTTAATCAAAATAAAGAATCAAAAATAACCCTTTTAGGCGCTGGTCCTGGAGATCCTGATTTATTGACACTAAAAGGCGTAAAAGCATTGCAAACTGCTGATGTGGTTTTGTATGATGCCTTAACCAACGAAGCTTTATTAGAGCATGCTCCGGCAGAAGCCATTAAAGTTTATGTAGGGAAACGTTCAGGTGAGCATTCTTATCCTCAGGATACCATCAATAAATTAATGATTGATTATGCCTTAAACTACGGTCACGTGGTGCGTTTAAAAGGTGGCGACCCATTTGTTTTTGGCAGAGGTTACGAAGAGTTAGATTATGCGGCATCGTATAGTATTCCGGTAAGTGTAATCCCGGGTATTTCGAGTTCTATCGGTGTACCAGGCTTGCAGCAGATTCCGGTTACACACCGTGGCATGAGCGAAAGTTTTTGGGTAATTACCGGAACAACCACTTCCGGAGAAGTTTCGGCTGATATTTACCAGGCCGCACATTCTAATGCCACTGTTGTGGTACTGATGGGACTTAAAAAGTTGCCAAAAATTGTAGAGATTTTTAAAGCCGCAGGCAAACATCATTTACCAACTGCAGTGGTTCAGAACGGATCGGCAGAAGATGAAAGATTAGTAGTTGGTGTGGTTGAAACTATAGAAGGCTTAGTGCAACAAGAAAATATTAAAGCACCCGCTTTATTAATTTTTGGAGAAGTTGTATCATTACATCCATCATTTAAGAAATTAATTAAACAATATGCAAGTATTGCCTAA